One stretch of Nycticebus coucang isolate mNycCou1 chromosome 7, mNycCou1.pri, whole genome shotgun sequence DNA includes these proteins:
- the NMUR1 gene encoding neuromedin-U receptor 1 isoform X2: MPCNGSVAREDFDPEDLNLTEEALRLKYLGPPQTELFLPICATYLLIFVMGTVGNGLTCLVILRHKAMRTPTNYYLLSLAVSDLLVLLVGLPLELYEMRHNYPFLLGTGGCYFRTLLLETVCLASVLNVTALSVERYMAVVHPLQARSMVTSAHVRRVLAVVWGLAVLCSLPNTSLHGIQQLHVPCRGIVPNSAMCMPVCPRALYNLVVQITTLLFFCLPMATISVLYLLIGLRLRQETLLLRQKAKGRGAAVAGSRDTHRLQLQDRGRRQVTKMLFVLVVVFGICWAPFHVDRLMWSSVSDWTEGLDLAFQYVHVVSGVFFYLSSAANPVLYSLMSSRFRESFQEALCLGTRSHRPRHSSDNLSRVTTGSTLCDLGSLGSRAHPLAENGGPEEQQETKPS; the protein is encoded by the exons ATGCCCTGCAATGGCAGTGTGGCCAGGGAGGACTTTGACCCAGAGGACCTGAACCTGACTGAGGAGGCGCTGAGACTTAAGTACCTGGGGCCCCCGCAGACAGAGCTGTTCCTGCCCATCTGTGCTACTTACCTGCTGATCTTTGTCATGGGCACCGTGGGCAATGGGCTGACCTGTCTGGTCATCCTGCGTCACAAGGCCATGCGCACACCCACCAATTACTACCTCCTCAGCCTGGCCGTGTCAGACCTGCTGGTGCTGCTGGTGGGCCTGCCCCTGGAGCTCTATGAAATGCGGCACAACTACCCCTTCCTGCTGGGCACTGGCGGCTGCTACTTCCGCACGCTGCTCTTGGAAACAGTCTGCCTGGCCTCTGTGCTCAATGTCACTGCCTTGAGCGTGGAGCGCTACATGGCTGTGGTGCACCCACTGCAGGCCAGGTCCATGGTGACAAGTGCCCATGTGCGTCGGGTGCTGGCTGTGGTTTGGGGCCTTGCTGTGCTGTGCTCTCTGCCCAACACCAGCCTGCATGGCATCCAGCAGTTGCATGTGCCCTGCCGGGGCATTGTGCCCAACTCGGCCATGTGCATGCCGGTCTGCCCGCGGGCCCTTTACAACCTAGTGGTGCAGATCACCACGCTGCTCTTCTTCTGCCTGCCCATGGCCACCATCAGCGTGCTCTACCTGCTCATCGGGCTGCGACTGCGGCAGGAGACGCTGCTGCTCAGGCAGAAGGCCAAGGGCAGGGGTGCTGCAGTGGCTGGGTCCAGAGACACCCACAGGCTCCAGCTGCAGGATAGGGGCCGGAGACAGGTGACCAAGATGCTGT TTGTGCTGGTTGTGGTGTTTGGCATCTGCTGGGCCCCGTTCCACGTTGACCGCCTCATGTGGAGCTCTGTGTCCGACTGGACAGAGGGCCTGGACCTGGCCTTCCAGTATGTGCACGTCGTCTCTGGTGTCTTCTTCTATCTCAGCTCGGCCGCCAACCCTGTGCTCTACAGCCTCATGTCCAGCCGCTTCCGAGAGTCCTTCCAGGAAGCCCTGTGCCTTGGGACCCGCAGCCACAGACCCCGCCACAGCTCCGACAACCTCAGCAGGGTGACCACGGGGAGCACCCTGTGTGACTTGGGCTCTCTAGGCAGCAGGGCTCACCCCTTGGCTGAGAACGGTGGCCCAGAGGAACAGCAAGAGACCAAACCCTCCTAA
- the NMUR1 gene encoding neuromedin-U receptor 1 isoform X1, which yields MTSWASLTSVPQTPLCLNCSGLSGDLSLGSARSPMPCNGSVAREDFDPEDLNLTEEALRLKYLGPPQTELFLPICATYLLIFVMGTVGNGLTCLVILRHKAMRTPTNYYLLSLAVSDLLVLLVGLPLELYEMRHNYPFLLGTGGCYFRTLLLETVCLASVLNVTALSVERYMAVVHPLQARSMVTSAHVRRVLAVVWGLAVLCSLPNTSLHGIQQLHVPCRGIVPNSAMCMPVCPRALYNLVVQITTLLFFCLPMATISVLYLLIGLRLRQETLLLRQKAKGRGAAVAGSRDTHRLQLQDRGRRQVTKMLFVLVVVFGICWAPFHVDRLMWSSVSDWTEGLDLAFQYVHVVSGVFFYLSSAANPVLYSLMSSRFRESFQEALCLGTRSHRPRHSSDNLSRVTTGSTLCDLGSLGSRAHPLAENGGPEEQQETKPS from the exons ATGACTTCCTGGGCATCTCTCACCTCTGTTCCACAGACTCCTCTCTGCCTCAATTGCTCTGGCCTCTCTGGAGACCTGTCCCTGGGGAGTGCAAGGAGCCCCATGCCCTGCAATGGCAGTGTGGCCAGGGAGGACTTTGACCCAGAGGACCTGAACCTGACTGAGGAGGCGCTGAGACTTAAGTACCTGGGGCCCCCGCAGACAGAGCTGTTCCTGCCCATCTGTGCTACTTACCTGCTGATCTTTGTCATGGGCACCGTGGGCAATGGGCTGACCTGTCTGGTCATCCTGCGTCACAAGGCCATGCGCACACCCACCAATTACTACCTCCTCAGCCTGGCCGTGTCAGACCTGCTGGTGCTGCTGGTGGGCCTGCCCCTGGAGCTCTATGAAATGCGGCACAACTACCCCTTCCTGCTGGGCACTGGCGGCTGCTACTTCCGCACGCTGCTCTTGGAAACAGTCTGCCTGGCCTCTGTGCTCAATGTCACTGCCTTGAGCGTGGAGCGCTACATGGCTGTGGTGCACCCACTGCAGGCCAGGTCCATGGTGACAAGTGCCCATGTGCGTCGGGTGCTGGCTGTGGTTTGGGGCCTTGCTGTGCTGTGCTCTCTGCCCAACACCAGCCTGCATGGCATCCAGCAGTTGCATGTGCCCTGCCGGGGCATTGTGCCCAACTCGGCCATGTGCATGCCGGTCTGCCCGCGGGCCCTTTACAACCTAGTGGTGCAGATCACCACGCTGCTCTTCTTCTGCCTGCCCATGGCCACCATCAGCGTGCTCTACCTGCTCATCGGGCTGCGACTGCGGCAGGAGACGCTGCTGCTCAGGCAGAAGGCCAAGGGCAGGGGTGCTGCAGTGGCTGGGTCCAGAGACACCCACAGGCTCCAGCTGCAGGATAGGGGCCGGAGACAGGTGACCAAGATGCTGT TTGTGCTGGTTGTGGTGTTTGGCATCTGCTGGGCCCCGTTCCACGTTGACCGCCTCATGTGGAGCTCTGTGTCCGACTGGACAGAGGGCCTGGACCTGGCCTTCCAGTATGTGCACGTCGTCTCTGGTGTCTTCTTCTATCTCAGCTCGGCCGCCAACCCTGTGCTCTACAGCCTCATGTCCAGCCGCTTCCGAGAGTCCTTCCAGGAAGCCCTGTGCCTTGGGACCCGCAGCCACAGACCCCGCCACAGCTCCGACAACCTCAGCAGGGTGACCACGGGGAGCACCCTGTGTGACTTGGGCTCTCTAGGCAGCAGGGCTCACCCCTTGGCTGAGAACGGTGGCCCAGAGGAACAGCAAGAGACCAAACCCTCCTAA